The following proteins are co-located in the Haloplanus sp. HW8-1 genome:
- a CDS encoding PHP domain-containing protein — translation MLSVELHTHSSLSHDGRDPVDHLLEQAQSVGLDALAVTDHDEIDASLDAVEKAPDYGLIGIPGMEITTTAGHVLAFGIREAIPAGLSFEATLDRIHDGGGIAVVPHPFQSSRHGVAAHISEATLASADAIEVYNSRLLTGRANRKAERFAATHDLPMTAGSDAHIAEMVGQAITEVDADDHSARAILDAIAAGRTSVVGRRTPWHISFRQAAGGAKRRMMRALGDLL, via the coding sequence GTGTTATCGGTCGAGTTGCACACACACTCGTCGCTCTCGCACGACGGCCGTGATCCGGTCGACCACCTGCTCGAACAGGCGCAGTCGGTCGGCCTCGACGCCCTGGCAGTCACCGATCACGACGAGATCGACGCGAGCCTCGACGCCGTCGAGAAGGCCCCCGACTACGGCCTGATCGGCATCCCCGGCATGGAGATCACGACCACCGCCGGCCACGTCCTCGCCTTCGGGATTCGTGAGGCGATTCCCGCCGGTCTCTCCTTCGAGGCGACCCTCGACCGCATCCACGATGGGGGCGGCATCGCCGTCGTTCCCCACCCGTTCCAGTCCTCCCGCCACGGCGTCGCCGCGCACATCTCCGAGGCGACCCTCGCGAGTGCGGACGCCATCGAGGTGTACAACTCCCGGCTGCTGACCGGGCGGGCCAACCGGAAGGCCGAACGCTTCGCCGCCACGCACGACCTCCCGATGACCGCCGGGAGCGACGCCCACATCGCCGAGATGGTCGGACAGGCGATCACCGAAGTCGACGCGGACGACCACTCCGCACGCGCCATCCTCGACGCCATCGCCGCCGGCCGAACGAGCGTCGTGGGTCGGCGCACCCCCTGGCACATCAGCTTTCGACAGGCCGCTGGCGGGGCGAAACGCCGGATGATGCGCGCCCTCGGCGACCTGCTATGA
- the purL gene encoding phosphoribosylformylglycinamidine synthase subunit PurL, with protein MSLSDPDHDLVAAELGRDPTPAETALFENLWSEHCAYRSSRPLLSAFDSEADQVVVGPGDDAAVVALPTYADDGEETYVAVGIESHNHPSYVDPYDGAATGVGGIVRDILSMGAYPIALTDSLYFGGFDREHSRYLFEGVVEGIADYGNAIGVPTVGGSVEFHDGYEGNPLVNVACVGLVTEDRLVTAEAKTPGNKLVLVGNATGRDGLGGASFASEDLGEDAETEDRPAVQVGDPYTEKLLIEANEALIDEDLILAARDLGAAGLGGASSELVAKGGLGARIELDRVHQREPNMSALEILLAESQERMCYEVRPEDVERVAEIAARYDLGCSVIGEVTEGNYVCTFEGSESGGRETVVDVPAEFLADGAPMNDLPMADPPRPERDLPDADLEGAFDAVLASPNTASKEWVYRQYDHEVGTRTARRPGDDAAIMAVREAGTGLALSAGASPAWTSADPYDGARAVALENATNLAAKGATPHAAVDCLNGGNPEKPDVYGGFGAIVDGLADMCSALSVPVVGGNVSLYNDSVAGPIPPTPTLAMLGVREGYDAPPMGLSGEGTLLEVGAAGGGLGGSAYLSQAGGSDRFPDLPAEPAAVVDAVAAVAALDSTLATHDVSHGGLAVTLAEMVTADAGASVTVDDAEALFDETPGRIVVETTDVEAVRDAAGDLPVRDLGATTPDQRLKIAVGDGQLERTAETIATRRDVIERELD; from the coding sequence ATGAGCCTGTCCGATCCGGATCACGACCTCGTCGCCGCCGAACTCGGGCGGGACCCCACGCCCGCCGAGACGGCGCTCTTCGAGAACCTCTGGAGCGAGCACTGCGCGTACCGGTCGTCCCGGCCGTTGCTGTCCGCGTTCGACAGCGAGGCCGACCAGGTGGTCGTCGGTCCCGGCGACGACGCCGCGGTCGTTGCCCTCCCCACCTACGCCGACGACGGCGAGGAGACGTACGTCGCCGTGGGCATCGAGAGTCACAACCACCCTTCATACGTCGACCCCTACGACGGCGCCGCGACGGGGGTCGGCGGCATCGTCCGAGACATCCTCTCGATGGGGGCCTACCCCATCGCCCTGACGGATTCCCTCTATTTCGGCGGCTTCGACCGCGAACACTCCCGATACCTCTTCGAGGGCGTCGTCGAGGGCATCGCCGACTACGGCAACGCCATCGGCGTTCCCACCGTGGGGGGGAGCGTCGAGTTCCACGACGGCTACGAGGGCAACCCACTGGTCAACGTCGCCTGCGTCGGGCTAGTGACCGAGGACCGCCTCGTCACCGCCGAGGCGAAGACGCCGGGGAACAAACTCGTCCTCGTGGGCAACGCCACCGGCCGCGACGGTCTGGGCGGCGCCTCCTTCGCCAGCGAGGACCTCGGCGAGGACGCCGAGACGGAGGACCGACCGGCGGTGCAGGTGGGCGACCCCTACACGGAGAAACTCCTGATCGAGGCCAACGAGGCGCTGATCGACGAGGACCTGATCCTGGCGGCCCGCGACCTCGGCGCCGCGGGGCTGGGCGGTGCCTCCAGCGAACTCGTCGCCAAGGGCGGCCTGGGCGCGCGGATCGAACTCGACCGCGTCCACCAGCGCGAACCGAACATGTCGGCCCTGGAGATCCTGCTCGCCGAGTCACAGGAGCGGATGTGTTACGAGGTGCGACCCGAGGACGTCGAGCGGGTCGCCGAGATCGCCGCCCGCTACGACCTCGGCTGTTCGGTGATCGGCGAGGTGACCGAGGGCAACTACGTCTGCACGTTCGAGGGGAGCGAGTCGGGAGGTCGCGAGACGGTTGTCGACGTGCCCGCCGAGTTCCTCGCCGACGGCGCGCCGATGAACGACCTGCCGATGGCGGACCCCCCGCGGCCGGAGCGGGATCTGCCCGACGCCGACTTAGAGGGGGCCTTCGACGCGGTCCTCGCCAGCCCCAACACCGCGAGCAAGGAGTGGGTGTACCGACAGTACGATCACGAGGTCGGGACGCGGACGGCCCGTCGACCGGGCGATGACGCCGCGATCATGGCGGTCCGCGAAGCGGGGACGGGACTGGCGCTCTCGGCGGGCGCGAGTCCGGCGTGGACGAGCGCCGACCCCTACGACGGCGCCCGCGCGGTGGCCCTGGAGAACGCGACCAACCTCGCGGCCAAGGGGGCGACACCCCACGCCGCGGTCGACTGTCTCAACGGCGGCAACCCGGAGAAGCCGGACGTCTACGGCGGCTTCGGCGCCATCGTCGACGGTCTCGCCGACATGTGCAGTGCCCTCTCGGTGCCGGTGGTCGGCGGCAACGTCTCGCTGTACAACGACTCGGTGGCCGGACCGATCCCGCCGACGCCGACGCTGGCGATGCTCGGCGTCCGTGAGGGGTACGACGCGCCGCCCATGGGCCTCTCCGGCGAGGGAACGCTCCTCGAAGTCGGCGCGGCCGGCGGCGGCCTCGGCGGGTCCGCGTATCTCTCACAGGCCGGCGGGAGCGACCGGTTCCCGGATCTGCCCGCCGAGCCGGCGGCGGTCGTCGACGCCGTCGCGGCGGTCGCCGCCCTCGATTCGACTCTCGCCACCCACGACGTGAGCCACGGCGGCCTGGCGGTGACCCTCGCGGAGATGGTGACGGCCGACGCGGGCGCAAGCGTCACCGTCGACGACGCCGAAGCGCTGTTCGACGAGACGCCGGGACGGATCGTCGTTGAGACGACCGACGTCGAGGCGGTGAGGGACGCGGCGGGCGACCTGCCGGTGCGTGATCTGGGGGCGACGACGCCCGATCAGCGGCTGAAGATAGCCGTCGGTGACGGGCAACTGGAGCGAACGGCCGAGACCATCGCCACCCGCCGCGACGTGATCGAACGGGAACTCGATTAA
- a CDS encoding DUF7550 family protein yields the protein MDDHSDHDHHPHSDDEGRVTSPMQDFSTGQVGVGFVVLLVGVAVTFGLPLLI from the coding sequence ATGGACGACCACTCGGACCACGACCACCACCCACACAGCGACGACGAGGGCCGTGTCACCTCGCCCATGCAGGACTTCTCCACCGGTCAGGTCGGCGTCGGATTCGTCGTCCTCCTGGTCGGGGTCGCGGTGACGTTCGGCCTGCCGCTGTTGATTTAA
- the hisF gene encoding imidazole glycerol phosphate synthase subunit HisF, translated as MAVTKRIIPCIDVDLDEDGDPAVYTGVNFEDLKHTGDPVEMAREYNEAGADEFVFLDITASADGRETMLHVVEQVADEVFIPLTVGGGIRTREDIKETLRAGADKVSINTAAIENPELVDAGAAAFGSQCIVISVDARRRYDEQGEHYERIDGESCWFECTIKGGREGTGVDVVEWAREVESRGAGELFVNSIDADGTKDGYDVPLTRAVCENVSTPVIASSGCGGPEDAYEVFTEAGADAALAASIFHFDEYTIRDVKEYLDDRDVPVRL; from the coding sequence ATGGCCGTAACCAAGCGCATCATTCCCTGTATCGACGTGGATCTCGACGAAGACGGCGACCCGGCGGTGTACACCGGTGTCAACTTCGAGGACCTGAAGCATACGGGCGACCCGGTCGAGATGGCCCGGGAGTACAACGAGGCGGGCGCCGACGAGTTCGTCTTCCTCGACATCACGGCCAGCGCGGACGGTCGTGAGACCATGCTCCACGTCGTCGAGCAGGTGGCCGACGAGGTGTTCATCCCCCTGACGGTCGGCGGCGGCATCCGGACTCGCGAGGACATCAAGGAGACGCTGCGGGCCGGCGCGGACAAGGTGTCGATCAACACCGCGGCCATCGAGAATCCGGAACTGGTGGACGCCGGCGCGGCCGCCTTCGGCAGTCAGTGTATCGTCATCAGCGTCGACGCCCGCCGGCGCTACGACGAGCAGGGGGAGCACTACGAGCGAATCGACGGCGAGTCCTGCTGGTTCGAGTGTACGATCAAGGGCGGCCGCGAGGGCACCGGCGTCGACGTCGTGGAGTGGGCCCGCGAGGTCGAATCGCGTGGGGCGGGCGAACTGTTCGTCAACTCCATCGACGCCGACGGCACCAAGGACGGCTACGACGTCCCGCTCACCCGCGCGGTCTGCGAGAACGTCTCGACGCCAGTCATCGCCTCCTCGGGCTGTGGCGGCCCCGAGGACGCTTACGAAGTGTTCACCGAGGCCGGCGCCGACGCCGCGCTCGCGGCCTCGATCTTTCACTTCGACGAGTACACCATCCGCGACGTCAAAGAGTACCTCGACGACCGGGACGTTCCGGTCCGGCTCTAG
- a CDS encoding DNA-directed RNA polymerase subunit L: protein MELRVIEKTDEELRMEIAGEDHTFMNVLKGALLETPGVTAATYDMNPEQSGGQTEPILSVKTDDTTGPLDAVGDASRRVQDLADDFVTAFDAAA, encoded by the coding sequence ATGGAACTGCGGGTCATCGAGAAGACCGACGAGGAACTTCGCATGGAGATCGCGGGGGAGGATCACACGTTCATGAACGTCCTCAAGGGGGCGTTGCTGGAGACGCCGGGTGTCACGGCCGCGACCTACGACATGAACCCGGAGCAGTCCGGCGGGCAGACCGAACCGATCCTCTCGGTCAAGACCGACGACACGACCGGCCCGCTCGACGCCGTCGGCGACGCCTCCCGGCGCGTCCAAGACCTCGCCGACGACTTCGTCACCGCGTTCGACGCGGCGGCCTAG